The Deinococcus carri genome has a window encoding:
- the rpsR gene encoding 30S ribosomal protein S18 yields MTQANNAERKPRGKGPKRPRKPKVDPFSIGELEITDYKDVKMLRRFVSDTGKILPRRRTGLSAKNQRRISQTIKIARQLALLPYTEKLVRK; encoded by the coding sequence ATGACGCAAGCGAACAACGCCGAGCGCAAGCCGCGCGGCAAGGGGCCGAAGCGCCCCCGCAAGCCCAAGGTCGACCCGTTCTCCATCGGGGAACTGGAAATCACCGACTACAAAGACGTGAAGATGCTGCGCCGCTTTGTCTCCGACACCGGCAAGATTCTTCCCCGCCGCCGCACCGGTCTCTCGGCCAAGAACCAGCGCCGCATCTCGCAGACGATCAAGATCGCCCGCCAGCTTGCGCTGCTGCCCTACACCGAGAAGCTGGTCCGGAAGTAA
- the ssb gene encoding single-stranded DNA-binding protein: MARGMNHVYLIGVLARDPELRYTPSGVAVFEATVAGEDHVVGNDGRERTLPWYHRVSILGKPAEWQAEKSLKSGDPVLVEGNLDYSQWEAPEGGKRSMVKVKAGRIEQLGYAPELVQDAGGGVRMQGGMNEVLVIGNVTRDPELRYTPAGDAVLGLGLAVNETWQDRQGQKQEKTHWIDVTLWRDLAEAMKDLKKGDPVLVQGRLVNEGWTDRDGNKRNSTKVEATRVEALSRGAATGSAAATPAGPRTQTASSQARPQSQGSYGASRAQPARAATTGTRSGGLDIDQGLDDFPPEEEDLPF; encoded by the coding sequence ATGGCCCGAGGCATGAACCACGTTTACCTGATCGGCGTCCTTGCCCGCGATCCCGAACTCCGTTACACGCCCAGCGGTGTGGCCGTCTTTGAGGCGACCGTCGCCGGTGAGGATCACGTGGTCGGCAACGACGGACGCGAGCGCACCCTCCCCTGGTACCACCGCGTCTCCATCCTCGGCAAACCCGCCGAGTGGCAGGCCGAAAAGAGCCTGAAAAGCGGCGACCCCGTGCTGGTCGAGGGCAATCTCGACTACAGCCAGTGGGAAGCGCCGGAAGGTGGCAAGCGCAGCATGGTCAAGGTCAAGGCCGGGCGCATCGAGCAGCTCGGGTATGCCCCCGAACTGGTGCAGGATGCCGGAGGCGGCGTTCGCATGCAGGGCGGCATGAACGAGGTGCTGGTGATCGGCAACGTGACCCGCGACCCCGAACTGCGTTACACCCCCGCCGGAGACGCCGTGCTCGGACTCGGCCTGGCCGTGAACGAGACCTGGCAGGACCGTCAGGGGCAGAAGCAGGAAAAGACCCACTGGATCGACGTGACCCTGTGGCGTGACCTGGCCGAGGCCATGAAGGACCTGAAAAAGGGCGATCCCGTCCTGGTGCAGGGCCGACTGGTCAACGAGGGCTGGACCGACCGTGACGGCAACAAGCGCAACAGCACCAAAGTAGAGGCGACGCGAGTCGAAGCCCTGTCCCGAGGCGCGGCCACCGGCAGTGCCGCAGCCACCCCCGCCGGACCTCGCACGCAGACCGCGAGCAGTCAGGCGCGTCCCCAGTCGCAGGGCAGCTACGGCGCGAGCCGGGCGCAACCTGCACGGGCGGCGACCACGGGGACCCGTTCGGGGGGCTTGGATATTGATCAAGGTCTCGACGATTTCCCGCCGGAAGAAGAAGACCTGCCGTTCTGA